The window AGAACCAAACCAGAATCCTTGGTATTGATAAGTGTAGTCTTCAGTTATGCCTTTGGCTTTTGGCAGGGATGAAAGCCATTCTTGGCTACAAACCACAGGCTCAGCGTCAGACTCTGTTGTTTTCGCTTCCATGATATGTTATGTTAACATGCAAAGAAAAGACATgtgatatattataatattggaCACCACTAGCCCAGGGACCTATAGCATATTCCTCGATTAAATAATTGGATTACAGCTCTACAATCACAAACCGTTAGAAAGAGTAGGACCCCTAGGTATTACATTTATGGAAAATGCTtattgcacataattgtgtactaaaacatgtacataatgatatgtgtcagattttaattggatgaccccctgcatttacaccaatcaccccaattaaaacccaccacatcacttgccacatcattatgtacaaattttctgtacacaattatgtgcacctagcactactctacATTTATAGTAGTGTTACATACACAAAATtggatactccctctgtcccatttaattctatacgtttctttttaactgctcgacacgcatttcaatgctcttataaaatatagttccgtaacttttttttgagattttctttttctgtataaaaatataacatccaaactttaatacagaaaagaaaaattttaaaaacaaattgcacaactacattttgcaggagcattaaagtccgtgccgcgtccccgtcccccaatgtatacaactcagggggacggagggagtacataattTTGGACAAAATGACATGACAAGTAAGGTGGGAAGTTTTAAGTGGTGCTATTAATGCATATACAGGGGCCAATCAAATCACAAGTTAACACATACTTATTCTGTgaatgtttttgtacacaatccTGTGCATCTAACATTTTCCTTACAgttaatataaatacatattttaaaaattattttaatttttttacattgttgtgtgtgtcagaaataattttaaaatataatacataaactttgagggaACACAGGAGGTAAAGTAGCTATTAGAGACTAAATATatacactgttacctctcaaacagttaaagtgaACGGcgtatttggacggaatagtgactagggtTTACAACTTGCACGGTAATGTCAAGTGTAAGGTgcatattgccacgttttaaagtttaggtactaaactgcgtttgaAGCAAAACTAAGAGATACAAAATGTAATTAACTCTTCAATTATTTCCCAGCTGATTGACAAATTTGCTGTTGTTTATCCACCCAGCAGTTGCTCAGTCATTTGTAGTGTACAGAATGCTACTCCCTCCGATTCTAATTACTTTTCCCGTTTgaaatgtcggtactgttcataacacgagacaaattactaatttacgtataatctataagataaaatatagtcatgagtgatcttattggattcgtatttataagtactttaatacggtgaaagttttatatttaaaactaatataaaattaaagatatttataatcaaaaatgtgtattggcaaacgtgaaaaggacaaatgggaaaagtatttagggacggagggagtaacagacATAGGCAACATCATCGTTTAATCTTAGTATTGGCCAATAAATTCAGATGAAACTGTGGTTTCTTTCAGATTTGGGTGAATCGGCATATATGATATACCTGACATTAGTAGGATATAAATAGAAATAGCCTTGCTTTCGTATTTTTTTCTTGTTGAGTTACGGTGAGAAGTTATTATTGctcaatatttatattcagaCATAATTTTGATAGATTTTGGAGTCTTCTAATTAGAATATGATAATAAGGTGATGATTTTTGCATGAGtatatcaaatttatatattcactttTCATTATGTAATACACGCCTATGACTCAATGGGGTGGACAATCAAAATCGCCTAAAAACCAAAGATATTATTGACATGCATGCATCTGGTGTAAATATAATTCCTAACTATGTTATAAACTCCCTCACCAACTATTGGATACATCACATATgcgaaatttattaaaatcttgtTATTCGGGACTAAGGGAATTTTTTGGATATTTTGAACTGATAATTTTGTGAGATTTTCGGAGTATTCTATACTTTCATAATCAACGAAAAGTGTTGAAGTTTgcatttaaattctaaaaactCTTTTgcataaaatgaaaaataaatataatttattaacattcataaattattattacttaATTAAAATCCGAATCAAACAACACCTTAATTGAAACGTGCTCCTGAGAAGGTACAGTACTTGGTATACATCGAGGGAGTACTACTTAAAAATGCATACATATGATGATAAGCCATCTCAAACTCATACTTTCAGGGACATAAAACAAAGAGACACAAACAAGCCAACAAGAAGATCAATAATACAAGCAACAAACACACATTAAATTCGATATTAATTTTGGCCATAATGTATATAAgtgatgatgatatatatatatatatcaaagtttTAATCCTGAACCACGGAACTTGTCCTGGGTAATCTGATCCAACTTAGCAGCCATCTCTGGAGTTAGCCACTTATTTCCTTCTCCAACTTGACCGTTCCGAAAATATGAAGAATTGCTTACTCCGGGCAAGAAATGTCCTGTGCTATTAACCTGCAGTTTGCTCATGCTCCCAAAACTACACAAACTCGTGATCTGATCAACCATTTCCATTAATTCCTCCTCTGGTGAGAAGGGTCTCCCCAGAAACCGCGCCAGACGCCTGAGTTGAGCATGAGGCTCAGACTTCAACTCTTCATACCTCATAAACAGCACCTTGTTTGGTCTCTCCAGGCTTTCCTTCCAATATTCCAAGATTTGATCCCAGATAGGACCCGCAACGTTTGTGCCTTTGCAGAATAAATGAAATGCCTCCTCCAAAGAAACGGGAGAAGATCGTAAACCCAGGGCCGGCTCATAATGAAGGCGAGTTAGGCAATCGCCTAAGGCCCCCATCTGGAGAAGGCCCCAAAATTTTATTGGTATGTATTTATGTAGGTATATatgtacaaaaataaataaactagcTTCAtgatttaaaagaataaaaaaaaaatattcgaaTTATCTTACAATAGGCCccaaaatgaaattaatatgtatacattgaggtatatttatatatgcaaaaAGAAATTAGTTTCatgatattaaaagaaaaattaaaaaagaactAGAATTAATATCTAAATCTggtaaaaaaattgagaaatactgtgtgataattttttttgaaaagaatgataactaaaatattaatattgatagtTTTAGTCATGTTTTTTTTGTGCTAACTTAATAAATACTTGATTTGAATCTCtaactaataataaatatgtaaataatttttttattgggATGTAACTTGGTTCTTGTGAACATAAAATTTAgttctcaaaaataaaaaaatgttagaGATTCTATTATGATTTTTTCAGTCTCTCTtcattttaattactttttaaattttaattttaataacacaaatacttttattataatattaaataatataaaactatCAATGTATATAAGTTATTTATGTTATACACAAGACACGTTACACTGATTAACATTAATTTATAATGTTAATGTCATTTTTCATCTCCGGGTCTTCTAGAGTCTAAACAATTTACTTAATTATCTAAACATCATCTTTACTCTATATCTTTACTCTATATCTTCTCCGTCCagtttttgcaaaaaaaaaaaaaattacttctgagttttatattataatatttaatattaaaaaaatatttatattagtaatataatatttaaatttttgcttAGGCCTCATTTTGAGGTTCCGCCTAAGGCCACAAAATTTCTTGAGCCGGTCCTGCGTAAACCAATTTTGTTTGCGAAGTGAAAGAGTGAAGTAAAAGTGTCCTTGATGTCCCTGCACAAATACACAATCTTGATGTTAGTTGATCCATCATCATCCTCCTCTGTTATGGACTTGGGGAGGCAACGTATAGGAAAATGGCAGCCAAAGATCCTACTAGTGCTGTCTAAGAATAAGGAGTCATATTCGGACGGCTTAGTTAATTCCATAAAAGGGACAAGCTGATGAGGAGTCTTTTGTCGCAGAGGGTGATGAGCATCTTGAGGATGATATTTTTGGCGGTGAAGTAAAGCATAGAGAATGGCTTTCATCCAGGTGGTGCCAGATTTGGGTGCAGTTACAAGCAAGACATCGTTTTGTCGAGGCCGAAAATGTTGTTGACAGTCGATCAAGCCTTGCAAACTTATAGTACCAAACCAGAATCCTTGGTATTGATAAGTGTTGTCTTCCGTTATGCCTTTGGCTTTTGGCAGGGATGAAAGCCATTCTTCGCTATAAACCACTGTCTCATCATGCTCTGTTGTTTTTGCTTCCATGATACTTTGTTGTGTAACATTGAAAGCAAAAAAATGTGATATATAATGCATTCAGCATCAATGCCTTGCTCTGTCGTTGGTGGCGTTGGTTTCCCTGCAGGTAAacgttatatatcatattaatgCTCGCATCCGAGTTGGTTGGAAAATTGATAAAACTAACAAACATTTCCAATACTATCAACATGTCTGCCCAACATGTGTGAGCCTATTAATAGACATGGGCAATACTATCATCGTTTAATCTTAACATTGGTCGATAAACTAAGACCATctccaatcataattttataaataaagcaacttcatctttattttcacttttttcactttatatttttattccatCTCCAATCAttactttattttataaataaagcaatTTGTGTTTTATCTTCAAGTTCAACTTCATATATAAAGTAGGATAGTGcatgactttatatataaagatagagtAATAGATGATCGGAGATGGATtactttatttgaaaaattaaaagtgaAGATATACTAAGTATAGagtgatggttggagatgcctTAAGGTTGTTTCTATCTGATCTGGGTGGCCTTGGATATTAATGCTTGCACCAGAGTTGGTTGGAATAATTTGATAAACAAAGACGTGATGTTGATATAATGCATTCACCATTGATGTCTTGTTGATAGAGGTGGCCAAACGGACTAAACCGACTGAACCGGCACGCCCCGAACCGGGTTTTTAACCGCCCGAAACCGTCTAAATACGGGCCGGTTCGAAACCGTCATGAACCGATATGAGCACGTGCCGAATACGGGTTGACAAATAAGGAACCGAACCGTAACCGGCCCGGAACCGCTAGAATCCATGGAACCGACGCAGTTGGAACCGCGGAACCGCGGTTTGAACTGTGGAACCGCAAAACCGCGGAACCGCGGTTCAAACCGTGTAAGGTGCATGTACAAAGGGTGCTTGGTAACCAATTTTGTGATATAATTACAAGTTTTTGCTTTCTGTATTTTTGTACAGGGGTATTAATATGTTACTTTTTGTTTTATTTCgtttgttttgttaattttagtttttgtttagttaGTTTAGTTTATTTCGTTAACCTTAAATAtagtttacttaattttatttcgTTTTAGTTATTAAGTTTaggtaattttatttaaaaaaataatttagttagTTTTATTTCGGTTAAGTTTTCATACTCAAATAATTTTcgtttagaaaaataatttagttaattttatttaggttaagtttttaaatttaggtaattatttattagtttacaatttattgataattaatttcatattaatacttaacaaaaataatttcccaaattaatatcatataaaactttattatcaaaattttaaattttaagaattattaaaatttacacatgttattataaaacaaaaaaaaaacaaaaaagcaaCACATGCATGTTAAGTGAGCCAGACAATAATTGAAGAGCCACGCTGAACCGCAGAACATGAACCGCGAACTGCGGAACCGCTTAAACCGGCACGAACCGCCAACCCGTCTAAACCGTGTAAACCGTATAACACGGTTTCGGTTTTCATTTCCATCAGCCCGGCCCGGCACGGACCGGACAGCCAGTCTTGACGTGCCGGTTACGGTTTCATCGCTGACAGTTCGGCCCGCGGTTGAATTGGCCCGAACCGCCCCGGCCCGCCCGAATGGCCACCTCTACTTGTTGAGCACtgctttattattattatgggtTTTTCCTTGCGTGAGTAGGCTAAAAGGTCGCTCAACTCATGACCAACTTACAGTTTCATAACTCAAAAAGCTTattaataaattacacaactagaTTTAACTTACTATTTAATCATTAACATTAAAAATGTTTCCACCACCGTTAActcttgtttgacttttaactaaaaatattagtCAATTGGGTCTTTCGgttatttaaatacaaatttttattagttccGTAAACCAACTGCAAGTTGAGGACCATTCGATCATGTATTAGCCTATTGACTTGTTTCATTTAATAAAAATGCCCTATTCAGTTCAAAcccaatttttttgaataaaattaatctatcatcttattatgaaattatagaagtgatccataatttttttttaaaaaggtactccctctgtcccattttaactgatgtttgactttttaacacgtatattgaggtgtaaaaaaataatatctacactcaataaaaaatttcaattcttatatcaaataaaagtttagactctaaacttttatttgatataaattttataaaaaataatcatgtttagatgtaatttttttaacatcttaaaatacgtgtaaaaaagtcaaaagcagttaaaatgggacggagggagtacttttttaaaaattgacatTTTTCTctactttaaattttattaaatcatagaAGTGCTCATTGTCCCCCCCCCCTAATTTGAAAATATGAAGGTAATTTCCATAAAATTGACATTTTTCATAATTGTAAATCTTATGAAATTATTGaagttcaaaatttttattgtgCGAGTCATGAGAATGATTTATATTGGTGGAAAATTTTGTTCTATTCtactattattaattattaatgtgATGAGAgtcaataaaaatatgttagCTATTTAGAGAGTAATTGGTTGTTATGCCGGTTGATGGCACATACTAGAAAATtggattattattaataatgctTGCAACAAgtttattgaaaaaattgataaaaataacATCATGTCAGTAGAAAACTGACCGAAAATGATAATTTCCGGATTTTATTATTACTCAATTGCAAAGAGAGTATTTGTATTTGTGTGCAAAGAGACACTTGTTTCCCTCTCCAACTTGACCATTCCGAAAGAAGGAAGAATTGCTTACTCCAGGCAACAAATTTCCAGTGCTATTAACCTGCAGTTTGCTCATGCTACCAAAACTACACAAACTCGTGATCTGATCAACCATTTCCATATTCTCCTCCTCCGGTGAGAAGGGCCTCCCCAGAAACTGAGCCAGACGCCTGAGTTGAGCATGAGGCTCAGACTTTAACTCTTCATACCTCATAAACAGCACCTTGTTTGGTCTTTCTAGGCTTTCCTTCCAATATTCCAAGATTTGATCCCATATAGGACCCGCCACGTTTGTGCCTTGGCAGAAGAAATGAAATGCCTCCTCCAAAGAAACAGGAGAAGATCGTAAACCAATATTGTTGGCGAAGTGAAAGAGTGAAGTAGAAGTGTCCTTGATGTCCCTGCAGAAATACACAATCTTGATGTTAGCTGATCCATCCTCCTCCGTTATGGACTTGGGGAGGCAACCTATAGGAAAATGGCAGCCAAAGATCCTACTAGTGCTGTCTAAGAATAAGGAGTCATATTCGGACGGCTTGGTTAATGCGATAAAAGGGACAAGCTGGTGAGGAGAATTTTTCGCAGGGGGTGATGAGCATCTTGAGGATGATGTTTCTGGCGGTGAAGTAAAGCATAGAGAATGGCGCTTTCATCCAGGTGGTGCCTGATTTGGGTGCAGTCACGAGGAAGACATCGTTTTCTCGAGGTCGAAAATGTTGTTGACAGTCGATCAAGCCTTGCAAACTTAAAGTACCAAACCAGAATCCTTGGTATTGATAAGTGTAGTCTTCAGTTACGCCTTTGGCTTTTGGCAGGGATGAAAGCCATTCTTGGCTACAAACCAGTGTCTGATCATGCTGAGGAGACTCTGTTGTTTTCGCTTCCATGATATtagagctgttcacgaaccgagtcgagccgagttttgacgtaaacgagccgagtttttattttttctctgacgaaccgagccgagccgagctttcttaCCGAACAAAAAAACatgttcgagctcgagttcgttACCtcacgagccgaacacgagcttgttcgcgaacaaattcGAGCCGAGTCGAGCTTGTTGTGTTATCGAACAGCTCGTTAAAATACAACAATTACACATAACATTAGCCCAGCCCAACAATCAAAAAACCTAAACATATACTATACTCAGGGGTTCATTCGTTCCCTAATCTCTCAATCCGTAGTTCTTATATCCCCAAAACCAATCTCAGATTCAAAAACCAGGTGGTGGTTCACGTCACTACAAGCAAGCCAAATAACCTCACTCGGGCATTCTTGTACAAGAGGTTTACCCAGAATCCAAACTACTATGATCTGCAGGGTGTTAATGGAATGCATCTGGAAGCATTTGACTAACACACTTAGCGATCTGGAAGCATGGAAGCAAGTAAGTGCGTTGATATAGAGGATGATTGTATCTTTCTTCTCTAAATCTTGAGATGATATCCTAAACGGCTAAGTCCAGAAGTTAGAAAGGTatagtattataaaaatattctgGGTACAATTCATAATTTATCGAGCTTTTAACGAGCGAGTTCGAGCCGAACGAGatcgagccgaacacgagccgagctcgagccgaacatactgaaactcggctcgagctcgttttgcTTAACGAACAGATTTTcgagttcgagctcgagctcgattttataaacgaaccgagccgaacgagttcttaacgagccgaacacgagcttgttcgcgaacagctcggttcgcgAACAGGCCTGCATGATATGTTATGTTAACCTGCAAAGCAAAGACATgtgatatattataatattggaCACCACTAGCCCAAGGGACCTATAGCATATTCCTCGATTAAATAATTGGATTACAGCTCTACAATCACAAACCGTTAAAAAGAGCGGGACCCCTAGGTATTACATTTAACCATATAATCTCAAATTTTCTAACAACTCAATATGCGGGAATAGAATACAAtagtaataaatttatttcagtaTCTAAAATCAGATGACAGTAAT of the Daucus carota subsp. sativus chromosome 4, DH1 v3.0, whole genome shotgun sequence genome contains:
- the LOC108217363 gene encoding cytosolic sulfotransferase 5-like — protein: MHYISHFFAFNVTQQSIMEAKTTEHDETVVYSEEWLSSLPKAKGITEDNTYQYQGFWFGTISLQGLIDCQQHFRPRQNDVLLVTAPKSGTTWMKAILYALLHRQKYHPQDAHHPLRQKTPHQLVPFMELTKPSEYDSLFLDSTSRIFGCHFPIRCLPKSITEEDDDGSTNIKIVYLCRDIKDTFTSLFHFANKIGLRRTGSRNFVALGGTSYFFFILLNHEASLFIFVHIYLHKYIPIKFWGLLQMGALGDCLTRLHYEPALGLRSSPVSLEEAFHLFCKGTNVAGPIWDQILEYWKESLERPNKVLFMRYEELKSEPHAQLRRLARFLGRPFSPEEELMEMVDQITSLCSFGSMSKLQVNSTGHFLPGVSNSSYFRNGQVGEGNKWLTPEMAAKLDQITQDKFRGSGLKL
- the LOC108217364 gene encoding cytosolic sulfotransferase 8-like; this translates as MEAKTTESPQHDQTLVCSQEWLSSLPKAKGVTEDYTYQYQGFWFGCLPKSITEEDGSANIKIVYFCRDIKDTSTSLFHFANNIGLRSSPVSLEEAFHFFCQGTNVAGPIWDQILEYWKESLERPNKVLFMRYEELKSEPHAQLRRLAQFLGRPFSPEEENMEMVDQITSLCSFGSMSKLQVNSTGNLLPGVSNSSFFRNGQVGEGNKCLFAHKYKYSLCN